In Ovis aries strain OAR_USU_Benz2616 breed Rambouillet chromosome 14, ARS-UI_Ramb_v3.0, whole genome shotgun sequence, a single genomic region encodes these proteins:
- the C5AR2 gene encoding C5a anaphylatoxin chemotactic receptor 2 isoform X2, with protein MENTSLGNEYGDYSDLPDLPVDCADSSCISIDLLHSTPLLLYAAVFLVGVPGNAMMAWVTWKEARQRVSAIWFLQLAVADLLCCLSLPILAVSVVHKGRWLYGAVGCRTLPSVILLSMYASVLLLATLSMDLCLLALRPIWWGAAGRACRVRAVCGTCWGLALLLTVPSAIYRRLHQEHFPHRLECVVDYGGSTVAENSVTAARFIFGFLAPLVVVVVCHGALLCRATRRRWPLGLAVVVGFFVCWAPYHALGLILTLAAPHSTLLAQALRAEPLVVGLALAHSCLNPVLFLYFGQAQLRQSLPAACRWALKEPQSEDESMVSKKSTSHDLVSEMEV; from the coding sequence ATGGAGAACACTTCTCTTGGCAACGAGTATGGGGATTACAGCGACCTTCCGGATCTCCCAGTGGACTGCGCTGACAGCTCCTGCATCTCCATTGACCTCCTCCACTCGACCCCACTCCTGCTGTATGCCGCCGTCTTCCTGGTGGGGGTGCCGGGCAATGCCATGATGGCCTGGGTGACCTGGAAAGAGGCCCGCCAGAGGGTCAGTGCCATCTGGTTCCTCCAGCTGGCCGTAGCAGACCTGCTCTGCTGTTTGTCTCTCCCCATCCTGGCGGTGTCAGTCGTCCACAAGGGCCGTTGGCTGTACGGGGCAGTGGGCTGCCGGACCCTGCCCTCTGTCATCCTGCTCTCCATGTATGCCAGCGTCCTCCTCCTGGCCACTCTCAGCATGGACCTTTGCTTGCTGGCCCTCAGGCCCATCTGGTGGGGGGCAGCCGGGCGGGCGTGCAGGGTGCGGGCAGTCTGTGGGACATGCTGGGGGCTGGCCCTGCTGCTCACTGTGCCCTCAGCCATCTACCGCCGGCTGCATCAGGAGCATTTCCCGCACCGGCTGGAGTGTGTGGTGGACTACGGTGGCTCGACTGTGGCTGAAAATTCAGTGACGGCCGCCCGGTTTATTTTTGGCTTCCTGGCGCCGCTGGTGGTCGTGGTCGTCTGCCATGGTGCCCTCCTGTGTCGTGCTACCCGACGCCGCTGGCCACTGGGCCTGGCCGTCGTGGTGGGGTTTTTTGTCTGCTGGGCCCCCTACCACGCGCTGGGATTGATACTCACCTTGGCGGCCCCACACTCCACCCTCCTGGCCCAGGCCCTGCGGGCTGAACCCTTGGTGGTGGGCCTGGCCCTTGCTCACAGCTGCCTCAATCCCGTGCTTTTCCTCTATTTTGGGCAGGCTCAACTCCGCCAGTCTCTGCCAGCTGCATGTCGCTGGGCCCTGAAGGAGCCACAGAGTGAGGATGAAAGTATGGTCAGCAAGAAATCGACTAGCCACGACCTGGTCTCAGAGATGGAAGTGTAG
- the C5AR2 gene encoding C5a anaphylatoxin chemotactic receptor 2 isoform X1 yields the protein MQEGETSEGLGCQPGSCPLPWHLAQLGTIPQETVSAAWMENTSLGNEYGDYSDLPDLPVDCADSSCISIDLLHSTPLLLYAAVFLVGVPGNAMMAWVTWKEARQRVSAIWFLQLAVADLLCCLSLPILAVSVVHKGRWLYGAVGCRTLPSVILLSMYASVLLLATLSMDLCLLALRPIWWGAAGRACRVRAVCGTCWGLALLLTVPSAIYRRLHQEHFPHRLECVVDYGGSTVAENSVTAARFIFGFLAPLVVVVVCHGALLCRATRRRWPLGLAVVVGFFVCWAPYHALGLILTLAAPHSTLLAQALRAEPLVVGLALAHSCLNPVLFLYFGQAQLRQSLPAACRWALKEPQSEDESMVSKKSTSHDLVSEMEV from the coding sequence GTGTCTGCAGCCTGGATGGAGAACACTTCTCTTGGCAACGAGTATGGGGATTACAGCGACCTTCCGGATCTCCCAGTGGACTGCGCTGACAGCTCCTGCATCTCCATTGACCTCCTCCACTCGACCCCACTCCTGCTGTATGCCGCCGTCTTCCTGGTGGGGGTGCCGGGCAATGCCATGATGGCCTGGGTGACCTGGAAAGAGGCCCGCCAGAGGGTCAGTGCCATCTGGTTCCTCCAGCTGGCCGTAGCAGACCTGCTCTGCTGTTTGTCTCTCCCCATCCTGGCGGTGTCAGTCGTCCACAAGGGCCGTTGGCTGTACGGGGCAGTGGGCTGCCGGACCCTGCCCTCTGTCATCCTGCTCTCCATGTATGCCAGCGTCCTCCTCCTGGCCACTCTCAGCATGGACCTTTGCTTGCTGGCCCTCAGGCCCATCTGGTGGGGGGCAGCCGGGCGGGCGTGCAGGGTGCGGGCAGTCTGTGGGACATGCTGGGGGCTGGCCCTGCTGCTCACTGTGCCCTCAGCCATCTACCGCCGGCTGCATCAGGAGCATTTCCCGCACCGGCTGGAGTGTGTGGTGGACTACGGTGGCTCGACTGTGGCTGAAAATTCAGTGACGGCCGCCCGGTTTATTTTTGGCTTCCTGGCGCCGCTGGTGGTCGTGGTCGTCTGCCATGGTGCCCTCCTGTGTCGTGCTACCCGACGCCGCTGGCCACTGGGCCTGGCCGTCGTGGTGGGGTTTTTTGTCTGCTGGGCCCCCTACCACGCGCTGGGATTGATACTCACCTTGGCGGCCCCACACTCCACCCTCCTGGCCCAGGCCCTGCGGGCTGAACCCTTGGTGGTGGGCCTGGCCCTTGCTCACAGCTGCCTCAATCCCGTGCTTTTCCTCTATTTTGGGCAGGCTCAACTCCGCCAGTCTCTGCCAGCTGCATGTCGCTGGGCCCTGAAGGAGCCACAGAGTGAGGATGAAAGTATGGTCAGCAAGAAATCGACTAGCCACGACCTGGTCTCAGAGATGGAAGTGTAG